The bacterium genome includes the window CCAATAGGCCAACATTTGATTGAGGTTCCACTCCAACTCCATCCGAAAACGGGGCGCCGCGATCTCCTCGAACGGGAAGGGAATGGTCTGGTATTTTTCCACCAGCCATTTCGCGTCCGGCGGCCAGTAAGGGCCCACGATGCCCGCGAAATATTTTTCCAACACCGGATCGATTTCCGGCGAAACGGAATGCCGGCCGTAGCCCCACACCGCCAGGACCGCCCCCGGGCGGCTCACGCGTCTCACCTCGGCGAAGAATTTGTCGAAATCCAGCCAATGAAAGGCCTGGGCCACCGCAATCATGTCGACGCTTGCCCCGGGAAGGCCGGAGTTCTCGGCGGCGGCCACACGGTAGGTGATCGTGTCGCGGGGCACCGCCTGGGCAATCTGCGACGCGCTCAGGTCCGTCGCAATCACTTTTTGAAACCGCATGGCCAGCGAGACCGACGCCTGGCCGTTTCCGCAGGCGCAGTCCCAGACAACCTCGCGGCGCGCGGGCAACGACGCCAAAAAATCGTAGAGGGCTTCGGGATACGTCGGCCGGCTCTTGGCGTAAGCGGCGGCCAGTTTGGAAAAATGGTCTTGGGCCATGTCAGAGCACACTCTTCACCATCGGGTGCGACATGGCCACATCCTACGGGGATTCGACGGCTCTCACAACCGCACATTGCGCAGCCGGAGGGCGTTTCCGATCACGGACACCGAGCTCAAGCTCATCGCCGCGGCGGCGATCATCGGCGAGAGCAGAATGCCGAAGAAGGGATACAGAACGCCCGCGGCGACCGGCACGCCCAAGGCGTTGTAGACGAAGGCAAAGAAGAGGTTCTGCCGGATGTTGCTCATCACCGAACGGCTCAGGTGAATCGCCCGCACGATGCCGCGCAAGTCGCCCTTCACCAGCGTGACACCCGCGCTTTCCATCGCGATGTCGGCGCCCGTGCCCATGGCGATGCCCACGTCGGCTTCCGCCAGCGCCGGGGCGTCGTTGACGCCGTCGCCCGCCATGGCCACGCGGCACCCCATGTCCTGGAGATGCTCGATGGCGCGTCCTTTTTGATCGGGGAGCACCCCCGCTATCACGTCATCGAGGGCCAGCTCCTTCGCCACGGCCTTCGCGGTCACGGGATTATCGCCGGTGAGCATCACGATGCGCAGGCCCATCGCCTTCAAGTCCGCCAACGCCTCGCGCGCGCCCTCCTTGATGGGATCCTTCACGCCCATGAGACCGGCCAACTTATTGTCGTGCACCACATACACGGCCGTGTACCCGTCCTCACGCAGCGACTGCATGCACTTCTGAAACATCTCATTCACAAAGAAATCGATCTTGAGCGTGGCCAAGAGCCGGTCGTTGCCGAGGGCCGCGAATTTCCCGCCGATCTCGCCCGTCACTCCCTGCCCCGTATACGACTTAAACTTTTCCACCTCGTCCGGGACGATGCCGTCGCGCCGCGCGGCTTGGGCGATGGCGGCCGCCAGGGGATGCTCGCTGCCGGCCTCCAACGATGCGGCGAGTTTCAAGAGCCCCTCTTTGGTGAATCCCGAGTTGGGCAGGATCGCGTCGAGGACCGGCTTGCCTTGGGTCAAGGTGCCGGTCTTGTCGACCACCAGCGTGTCGATCTTCTCGAGGGTTTCGAGCGCCTCGGCGTCCTTGATCAGGACTCCGGCCATGGCGCCCCGTCCCGTCCCCACCATGATCGACATGGGCGTGGCCAACCCCAGGGCGCACGGGCACGCGATGATGAGAACGGCCACGGCGTTGACCAGGGCGTGGGTCAACCTCGGGTCGGGTCCCCAGAGGGACCAGGCGGCGAACGCAAGCAGGGCCACGACAACGACGGCGGGAACAAACCAGCTCGAGACGACGTCGGCCAAACTTTGGATCGGCGCGCGGGTCCGCTGGGCCTCGGCGACCATCCTCACGATCTGGGCCAGTAGGGTCTCGCTCCCGACCCTTTCGGCCTTCATCACGAAGGTTCCGGTCCCGTTGATCGTTCCTCCGGTGACCCGGCTTTCCGCGACTTTCTCCACGGGGATCGGCTCGCCCGTCACCATCGATTCGTCGACGGTGCTCTCCCCCTCCGCAACCATCCCGTCCACCGGCACCTTCTCGCCGGGACGCACGCGCAAGCGGTCTCCCGGTTGAACGCGGTCCAGGGGCACATCCTCCTCGGAACCATCCGCTCTCACGCGGCGCGCCGTCTTGGGGGCCAGCTCCAACAAGGCCCGGATCGCGCTCGAGGTCTTGCTCCGGGCCTTGAGCTCCAGGACTTGCCCCAAGAGCACCAAGGTCGTGATGACGGCGGCGGATTCGAAATACACGTCGTGCCGCTTCAGGATCATCGCGGCCACGCTGTAGAAATAGGCCGTCCCCGTTCCGATGCCGATCAGCGTGAACATGTTGGGACTCCGATGACGGATGGAATCAAAGGCGCGTTCGAAGATCGGAAATCCACACCAGAGGACGACGGGGGTCGAGAGAATGAGTTGAGCGACGATGGAAATGGGATGGGGGATGCGGAGCGTCATCCCAACCATCGCCAAGAGAAAAACGGGAACCGTCAGGGCGAGCGAGATCCAGAAACGCAGGCCCATCCGGTCGTGATCCGGCCGTTCCTCCGGACCGATCGCCGGCTCCTCGGGCTCCAGATCCATGCCGCACTTGGGGCAGGAACCGGGCCCGGCCCGGCGGATTTCCGGATGCATCGGACAAATGTAGATCGCCGAAGGACCGATTTTCTTGGGGGATGGGGACTTCGCCTCGGAACAACAGGAATGTTCTTCCATATCACCGTCGGCGGCGCCCGAAGGGCTTCACCTTCAACTCCACGTAGGGCGGCACGCCCGGCACCGTGCAGCGCGGGATCTCCTTACCCAAGGCCGCCTCGACCTCTTTGATCATCGGCTTGTCCTGCCAGGTCCCGATGGTCGAAACGATACCGACGGCCCCGGCGCGGGCGGTGCGGCCGGCGCGGTGGATGTACTCTTCCACGGTGTCCGGGATCTCGAAGTTGATGATGTGCTCGATGGCCGGGATGTCCAGCCCCCGCGAGGCGATGCCGGTGGCGACCAGGATCCTGTGTTCCCCTTCCCGGAATCCCTGCAAGGCGTCCACGCGCTCCTTTTGCGAGCGATTGGAGTGGATCTTCGTCACCGGGTGGCCTTCCCTCTCCAGAACGCCGCAGAGCCAGTCGGCGTCGAGCTTGGTGCGCGTAAAGATGAGCGTGCTCCCCAGCTCCTGATGCACGAGGGCCAGCAGGCAATCCCTCTTGTGCTCCGTCTTGACGAGATAAACGCGATGCGTG containing:
- a CDS encoding copper-translocating P-type ATPase, which produces MEEHSCCSEAKSPSPKKIGPSAIYICPMHPEIRRAGPGSCPKCGMDLEPEEPAIGPEERPDHDRMGLRFWISLALTVPVFLLAMVGMTLRIPHPISIVAQLILSTPVVLWCGFPIFERAFDSIRHRSPNMFTLIGIGTGTAYFYSVAAMILKRHDVYFESAAVITTLVLLGQVLELKARSKTSSAIRALLELAPKTARRVRADGSEEDVPLDRVQPGDRLRVRPGEKVPVDGMVAEGESTVDESMVTGEPIPVEKVAESRVTGGTINGTGTFVMKAERVGSETLLAQIVRMVAEAQRTRAPIQSLADVVSSWFVPAVVVVALLAFAAWSLWGPDPRLTHALVNAVAVLIIACPCALGLATPMSIMVGTGRGAMAGVLIKDAEALETLEKIDTLVVDKTGTLTQGKPVLDAILPNSGFTKEGLLKLAASLEAGSEHPLAAAIAQAARRDGIVPDEVEKFKSYTGQGVTGEIGGKFAALGNDRLLATLKIDFFVNEMFQKCMQSLREDGYTAVYVVHDNKLAGLMGVKDPIKEGAREALADLKAMGLRIVMLTGDNPVTAKAVAKELALDDVIAGVLPDQKGRAIEHLQDMGCRVAMAGDGVNDAPALAEADVGIAMGTGADIAMESAGVTLVKGDLRGIVRAIHLSRSVMSNIRQNLFFAFVYNALGVPVAAGVLYPFFGILLSPMIAAAAMSLSSVSVIGNALRLRNVRL
- a CDS encoding class I SAM-dependent methyltransferase, which produces MAQDHFSKLAAAYAKSRPTYPEALYDFLASLPARREVVWDCACGNGQASVSLAMRFQKVIATDLSASQIAQAVPRDTITYRVAAAENSGLPGASVDMIAVAQAFHWLDFDKFFAEVRRVSRPGAVLAVWGYGRHSVSPEIDPVLEKYFAGIVGPYWPPDAKWLVEKYQTIPFPFEEIAAPRFRMELEWNLNQMLAYWESWSATQRYREATGNDPMDLILPELKKVWGPSETTKTVVWPLYLRVGRVQEERSS